The stretch of DNA CTGGCCCGGCTCGGGCCCGCCATCAACCAGGACAATCGCGCCCGAGGAACTGCGCAGAACGGTAGCGTCTCCTTCTCCCACATCGAAGACTATCACGGAGGTGTGACTCGTTTTAGGCAGTACTGGAAAACAGCACGCGAGCACCAGCAGAATTGAGAGCCCGAGTGCCATGAAAGGCTTGAACAGTGAACGCCCCGCGCGCCCTCTCGCGAACATGACAAGGGAGGCCACGTACAGCGCCAGCGCGACGGTAGAGAGAGCGCTCACAAAAAGGCCGGCGCCGGGCACATGCGCGCACGACGAAGCCACGGTGAGTATCCAGCGCGCGATTCCCGATGGAACGACCGCCACTGCCCTGGCCAGTGGCAGGCTGACTGTTGATATTATCGCGACCGACCAACTCGAGAGAAGAAGCGCCCCAACAAGCCAGATGGCGAGCAGGTTCGCCACGATCGCCAACACCGGCGCGGGCTCACCGCGCGCGAGCGTCAGCGGTAGGACGCCGAGTTGAGCGCCCGCGCAAACAGCCAGCGCAAGCCTCGCTTTGCCGACCTCGCCGCCGTCCTTTCGCCTCGACAGGAACAGCACGATGCTCAAGGCGGCGGCAAACGAGTATTGAAAACCCGGATCAGCGAGACCCCCTGGATTCACGCAAAGCATCGCTATCCCCGCGATAGACAATCCGGCGAGTGAATCGTATCTCCTGCCGAGCAACATCCCACCGAAACAAGCAACCGCCATAATTGTCGCGCGCACAGCGGATGGCCGAAAGTTGGAAAGCGCGAGCACCAGAAGCGCCATTACGCACGCGACTATCAATCGAGTCCGCTTCCCGACCCCCAGCGCCATCATGGCCGCCAGCGCTATCATCGCGGCGGAACTCACGTGAAGCCCCGAGACCGCGACTATGTGCGATAGGCCACACGCTCTGAGATCGGCGATAATCGTCGGATCCATCCCGTCGGTCTTGCTCAGGCTTACGCCCTCGATGAAGCCCGCGAGCCTCGAGTTGAAGATACGCCTGTACGCCGACGACATCCAACGGCGCGCTCCCGCCACGGAACGCGCTATCACATTGGCCGCCGGAGCGCATACGTGAATGTCACGCCTTTCAGCGCGCATTACGCAGGCCGCCCCATGATCCGCGAGCCATTGCCGATTTCCCGCGGGCGTGGCCACTCTTCCCCGAATCTCTACGTTAACTCCCGGATATATTTCCCTTTTGGGCATGCGACCGGGAACCGTGACGCAGAGCCGTTCCCGCAATGACCATGCCTGCCCCAGCGCCTGGATTTCGGCAACCTCAATGAAAAACGAACTGTTTTCTCCGCTCTCTTTCCAGTCAGAAAGAACCCGCCCGCGAGCGTTCCCAACTGCGTTCTTTTGCGCAATCTCTAAAAGCAATCCAGACTTTAGGGCATGATTGGAAACAAGAATGAGCACCATGCCCAGAATCGCGAACGCTACCGGGAGCATGACGACAAGCGCGTCTCTCCACTTTCCAAGAATGGCTATGAGCGCGCCAACTACGGCCAGTGCGCCGAGGCAGACAAAGAACAGAGCCACATGGAGATATCGTTGAGCCAGAATTCCCGCGGCCATCGAGGCGAAGCACAAAAGATAAAAGCGGCCACGCACTTTAGTTGGCATCCCCAAAACGCATAATGGGGTCAAACCAAATTATGCGTTTTCTCCCACTGCGCCTCTCCGCCCACTCAAACGCATAATTTGGTTTGACCCCATTATGCGTTTTCTCTTGGGAGAGAGTGTTGGGGTGAGGGGCATATGAAACGCCCACTAGATCGTAACCAGATCCTGGAGGGCTTTGAGCTTCGCGGGCCCAATGCCTTCGACGTCATCCAGATCGTCGGCGGCGGAGAAAGGGCCGTTTTTCTTTCGATACTCTATAATTCTCTCCGCCATGGCTGGCCCTATGCCCGGCAACTTCTCGAGCTCGTCAGCGTTCGCGGTGTTAACGTTGACAAGACTTGATTGTCCTGAGGTTGAAACGTTCTCGCCGGGGGCTGTCCCCACTGATGCCTTCTGAGGAACCATGACTTTCTGGCCGTCAGTAAGCCTTCCCGCAAGGTTTATATCATCGAGCGCCGCTTCACTTGATGCGCCGCCCGCGCGCTCTATCGCGTCGGCGACCCGTGAGCCCTCGGGCAACTTGTAGAGCCCCGGCGAGACAATAGCGCCCGCGACATGAACCGTAAGCGTGCGCTCGCGCTCGGGCGCTCCCGCGCTAACGGTTCCATTGTCAATAGTGATTGGACGAGGCTTGGATCTCACGTACGCAAGAACGCTGCCCATGCAAAAAAGCGCTATCAGACAACTTATCGCAACAAGTTGAACTCGCGTGAGTGACGCCGCCGCGTCGATCAACTGTTGCAGGCTCGAACGATCTTGTACTTGCATTGCTTACTAATGATAATACAGCAAAGCAAGCAATGCAACAGGCGGGTGGAATAACAGCGAAAAACGGGGGCGCCGTCAGAGAATCTCGATCAGATTACGATATTGACCAGTTTGCCGGGCACGACGATAATCTTGCGGATGTCCTTGCCCTCGACGTAGCGGAGCGCGTTCTCGCATTCAAGCGCCCTGGCCTTCATCTCATCTTTGGAGATGTCCACCCCAACGGTGACCCTGTCGCGCACTTTGCCATTGACCTGGATAATAAGGGTGACCTCTTCCGGGCGGGCGAGATCCTCGTCCCACGAGGGCCACGGCTGCTCGTGCACACGGCCCCCCGTGCCCGCGACGCTCCATAACTCTTCCGCAATGAACGGCGTAAACGGCGAGAGCAACTGCAGCACGGCAAGCACCGCCTCTGCCAGCACTTCTCTGTCCACAGCGCCATCAGAGATGTAGTGATACACGCCGTTGACCAGCTCCATGATGAAGCTCACCGCGGTGTTGAACGCGAACTGTTCGATGTCGCGCGTTACGTTCATGATCGCGCGATGTGTCATGCTTCTCATCGCCCTGTGCCGGGACGCTGGCCCGGCCGGTGGCGCGTCACCTTCCATCAAAGGCGCAAACCGCTCGTGCACCATCCTCCAGACCCGGCTGAGGAATCTGCGCGCTCCCTCGACTCCCGCATCGCTCCAATCCTTCGATATCTCAGGCGGACCCATAAAAAGGACATAAAGTCTCAATGCGTCAGCGCCCAACCTGTCGATGTAGGCGCCGGGCGCGACGACGTTCCCTTTTGATTTCGACATTTTCGCGCCATCTTTAGTTATCATCCCCTGACACAGCAGATTCTCAAACGGCTCGTCGAAATCGATCATTCCCAGGTCGTATATCACCTTTGTGAAGAACCGCGCGTACAACAGGTGCAGGATCGCGTGCTCGATGCCGCCGATGTACTGATCCACGGGCATCCAGGCGCGAACATTCTCTGAATCGAACGGGGCGTCTCGGTCGCGCGGGCTCACATAGCGAAAGAAGTACCAGGACGAGTCGATGAAGGTATCCATTGTATCCGTCTCGCGCGTCGCGTCACCGCCGCACACGGGGCACGCGGCGTTATGGAAAGACTCTTCAAGGGGCAGTGGCGATTTGCCGCCATCGGCAAGCGGCATCTCCTCGGGGAGCAAAACGGGCAGGTCTTCCTCGGGCACGGGGACGGTTCCACACCTGTCACAGTAGATGATTGGTATCGGCGTTCCCCAGTATCTCTGCCGCGAGACGAGCCAATCGCGAAGCCTGTAGTTGACGGCGCGCTCTCCCCACCCGTTCGCCTCGAGCATGTCACAGATGGCTTCCTTGCACTGCTCGCTCCGGGCGCCGTCAAACTCCCCGGAGTCAACCATGACGCCCGGATCCTCATACGCTTCGGTCATTTCCCGGGCGACGAGCGCGTTACCGGGCGGCTGAATGACCACCGTCACCGGCAGGTCGTACTTGCGGGCGAACTCGAAGTCTCGCTGGTCGTGCGCTGGCACCGCCATGACCGCGCCTGTGCCGTACTCCATGAGAACGAAGTTGGCGGTGTGCACCGGCACGCGGGCGCCGTTCACGGGGTTGATCACGTAATCTTCGAGGAACACGCCGTCCTTCTCGGTCTCCAGCGCCGTGCGCTCGAAAGAGGTGCTTTGAGACAGCCTCTCCCTGAACGCCGCGACGTCCGCCTCGCGCTCGGCGCCGCTCACCAGAACGTCGACAAGAGGATGCTCAGGCGCGAGAAGGAAGAACGTGACTCCGTATAACGTGTCAGGCCTGGTCGTGTAGATGCTTATCTTCTCACCGGTGGACTCCAGCGTGAAATCAACCCTGGCGCCGCGCGACTTCCCGATCCAGTTGCGCTGCATGGTAAGCACGCGCTCGGGCCAGCCCTCGAGACGATCCATGTCGTCCAGCAATCTCTCGGCATACTCCGTGACTTTGAAGAACCACTGGTTCAGCCACCGTGGAACCACCTGAGTGCCGCAGCGCTCGCACGACCCGTCGGCGTGCACCTGCTCGTTGGCGAGAACGGTTCCGCACGACGGGCACCAGTTTGTGATCGCATCGGCCTTGTACGCCAGCCCGCGCTCGTACATCTTCAGGAAAAACCACTGGGTCCAGCGATAGTACTCCGGCTCACACGTTGAAATCTCGCGACTCCAGTCGTACGAGTATCCAAGCCGCTTGAGGTCATCGGTAATCAGATCTATGTTGTCGCGCGTACACTTCGCGGGGTGCAGTCCGCTTGATATCGCGGCGTTCTCCGCCGGAAGCCCA from Candidatus Anoxymicrobium japonicum encodes:
- a CDS encoding competence protein ComEA; the encoded protein is MQVQDRSSLQQLIDAAASLTRVQLVAISCLIALFCMGSVLAYVRSKPRPITIDNGTVSAGAPERERTLTVHVAGAIVSPGLYKLPEGSRVADAIERAGGASSEAALDDINLAGRLTDGQKVMVPQKASVGTAPGENVSTSGQSSLVNVNTANADELEKLPGIGPAMAERIIEYRKKNGPFSAADDLDDVEGIGPAKLKALQDLVTI
- a CDS encoding leucine--tRNA ligase, with the translated sequence MPEYDHKAIETKWIERWKAEGAFRAEWAPGREKKYVLVMFPYPSGQAHIGHVANYSLGDVMARYYRRKGYNVLHPIGYDAFGLPAENAAISSGLHPAKCTRDNIDLITDDLKRLGYSYDWSREISTCEPEYYRWTQWFFLKMYERGLAYKADAITNWCPSCGTVLANEQVHADGSCERCGTQVVPRWLNQWFFKVTEYAERLLDDMDRLEGWPERVLTMQRNWIGKSRGARVDFTLESTGEKISIYTTRPDTLYGVTFFLLAPEHPLVDVLVSGAEREADVAAFRERLSQSTSFERTALETEKDGVFLEDYVINPVNGARVPVHTANFVLMEYGTGAVMAVPAHDQRDFEFARKYDLPVTVVIQPPGNALVAREMTEAYEDPGVMVDSGEFDGARSEQCKEAICDMLEANGWGERAVNYRLRDWLVSRQRYWGTPIPIIYCDRCGTVPVPEEDLPVLLPEEMPLADGGKSPLPLEESFHNAACPVCGGDATRETDTMDTFIDSSWYFFRYVSPRDRDAPFDSENVRAWMPVDQYIGGIEHAILHLLYARFFTKVIYDLGMIDFDEPFENLLCQGMITKDGAKMSKSKGNVVAPGAYIDRLGADALRLYVLFMGPPEISKDWSDAGVEGARRFLSRVWRMVHERFAPLMEGDAPPAGPASRHRAMRSMTHRAIMNVTRDIEQFAFNTAVSFIMELVNGVYHYISDGAVDREVLAEAVLAVLQLLSPFTPFIAEELWSVAGTGGRVHEQPWPSWDEDLARPEEVTLIIQVNGKVRDRVTVGVDISKDEMKARALECENALRYVEGKDIRKIIVVPGKLVNIVI